The genomic DNA gaactcagttgaaatctgttttattatatatatatgctgtataatgactgaatctcattacactgaaatgaaggcacgctgcatacagtttatctatgtgatatgactacagtcaaactttgcttatgaaacagaaatattgaaataattacaattgtatgttttgcttgaccttcacttttttataggtgtgacgtcattgtccaaagattcttgaatagcgaatatgcatttgttaaagcgggatcagttggcctattttagaaataaataaaaataataaataaaataatcctttaattgattttttctcatgtattctaatcaaacttgatttgtagcaactttattaggcccgcagccaactttgttcagctgggacatttaaccccttttaggggctgctagagctaaaactagaaatgcctttatacagcgtctcatgaacagcttggtggatctttgtcatacttggtctggagcatcattataaggtcctcttccaaatttatttatataagaacttgggccctattagggaccactatagctaaaagtagatatgcctttcttcgcattaaccactaaaatgtaagggatttttatcaaactcgatgtgtaacaatatcgtaaggtctcctgctattttgttacaaatggggatagggaccaatttagctaaaatataaacacgtttaatgaccttttctcatgaaccgcttcatgaatcttcatcaaactactgctgtaattattcgtcttaggataaacgaaacaaaattgcagccctatgaaacctttgcgaaaaattaaaagagaaccatttacaaatgtaaattgttaaagtgtggtgtttagttttgcaatttgaaaaatgttatatgaaagatgaatgttagatgaaaaattcataaacttctttccttattacaattcgccgaccatcatttttaaagatatttcttgttatttcgtgatacactttgaagtaaaatggaagcaagaagcctttaccctattacacttataattatattattgtattgtttataaagtcaagaatacctacgtatgtgataataaattgtcatgctttggaaaatataatttatttgcatctaaagtaaaagaaattgaaaagtttagtgtttttcactatatgttcaatataagcgatggtgatacttttaaaacaaaattggaagcaaaaAGATATTCAGTtagattaaaaattttcacactaaattgaagagaagaaattgaagtttactgtcatatctggtaaaatattcacaaaccaaaagacatatttgaaattaatcattataaataattttcctatataatcaattgctcaaagtaatatcagtagggaaaccaatattgattatcggatagttttcaagggagacaacctactatgataagccagtcaaatataataaaagctggggatggaATTAATCTTTtcgacgcatggtaattcttttaaaacatagttattgttatacttataacttgtgtatattatgtttatttaagacttctttaatttgagacctgtttgtcgaagaaaatttaagtaattctgatatgtgtatttttgtataaatgtataattataaattgaTTGTATGATTGTGTAGATGTGTAAATGAAATTTAACTGAAGGCCATACTAGAAATAAgttgtttaatatttgtatttgtatgtaacctccagaaaataaaattagtattATCATTACTATTAATTTTATGATGCTATACCGTATATACACATACACCCACTATACATGTGAATGCTTTAATAAACATGAATCGTCGATCATCCATTACTCAATTGAGTAAGACTTGAAATTTTCATGCGCAACCCATTTGACTCCGGGATAATCTGGAGATTATAGGTAGATAACTCAACCCGCCGCTCAGCGTTGATCCGCGAGTTATCGGGCGTTCTGTCCATCAACCCACTAAAAGGCCATACAAGAaaatttcattcttatatttgacctttgacctccaagagtgactttgaccttaggtCTAGGGACccagttcttgcgcatgacactctgtctcatggtgatgaacatttgtgccaagttacattaaaattcctccatgcatgaagtctTTCGTACTTgaattcagtattgttatattttctggtccttttggatcatggagtccattcattatatgtgtaatagagttccccTTAAGCTGGTTCtaggggggcgtgagaggtgttacacTTTTCAGTACCTCTcacaaacagactcaatcaaaaccgaatctgctattgtTGTTCTTgattgtattctttgcttccgaaggatcttgtcacagattttattaactatcacaacagcaatttttaagtgccgtgtggcggctgtcaaaagtctccccgtacttggattcagtattgttatattttctggtccttgggACCACTGAGTTatttaacatatgtgtaatagagttccgcttaagccgatgctaggagGAGGgtgggggcgtgagaggtgttgcaattttcattacctctcatgaacagactcgatcaaacctagtctgctattattcattttggttgcaatctttgcttccaaaggatctttttttacagattttattaactatgaCAACAGCAATTTTTCAGAGCCGTgtagcggctgtaaaaagtcaccccgtacttggattcagtgttgttatattatctggtcctttgggatcattgagtccattcaacatatgtataatagagttccgcttaaggcAGTGCTAGGGAGGCGTGAGAGGTgtaactctcatgaacagactcaatcaaacctagtctgctgttattcttaatggttgcattctttgcttccaaaggatcttttttacagattctattagacctagggccctggttcttgtgcatgacattcaGTCTCATTTCatggcggtgaacatttgtgctaagttacataaaaatccatccatacatgaagaagaaatgctccggacaaagtcattattgtattTGGCcattggcctctaagtgtgaccttgaccttagatctagggacctggttcttgctcaACACTCCGTCTTTTGCtagtgaacatctgtgccaagttacatctgaatcccttcatgcatgaagaagaaatgctccggacaaagttgtcattcatgtatctgacctttgacctctaaatatgaccttgaccctagacctagggacttggttcttgcgcatgacactccgtcacatgatgGTAAATATTTGAACCAAGTTACATCAAGATtcctccatgcattaagaagagatgctctggacaaagtttatGGATGCTGCCCGCCCGCCAAGAttgttcccataatacgtcccgtcttTCAGACGGGCGCATAGAAAGcatcgcaattttccactcaaaaatatttgtgccggtggtaaccTAGAGAAAGCAAAATCCGTAAGTCAAGGGTCGACATAATGCCAAGGAATGTGCATGATCGTTAGAAAGCGCTGAAAGTACTTAGAAAGCGCCGAACAACACATGTTCAACAACATAGTCCATTTTATATGTAGCAAATATGAACATGATAATAAGACTTTCTGTGTATTATAACTATTGTTGTGCAAATATCGGCGTCACATCGTGATGTGTCAAAGTATGGACAAAGTCACAATACAGCAAGTGAGTGCATAAAAATTGCAATTTGTTGAGTTTGCATTGGCTATTTATTTAGCTATTTAAGTagtataatattttcactttcaAGATGATATACGCGAAAATATATTCGTTGCATTTAGCAGATAAATCTTTAAAGTGACTAAAGAAATGTTCGAAGTTGTTGTTGAAGCGTTGCTGGAGCTGCGGCCATAGCGTCCTGTAAAGCTGTTGCCACAGTTCTACCATCACTCGGTGGTGCGTCAAATTCTCTACCTCTGTTCCTAGGACGCTCTTGCTGTCCAGATCCCATTCTTGCTGAGCTTAGCGACATTGCAACTGCAAAGCCCCCACTTAATTGACCACTACTGTCTAGTAGTTTTGATCGAGATACGCACGTGTTTTTAACACTATCGCAGTAAAGTGGCGCTGGAGAGGGGCAGTTAGGACAGCAGTCTGGACAACTTGGTTCTGGGTCATAATTAAACCAGTTATTGATCCATTGTGGTCTGATTCCATCCCTATTGATTAACCATTCAAAGCCCGTCATTGAAGCATCTGGGTGGTTGCTATTGCCAACAGGAACTTCAGGATAATCTCTTGTCGGTTCTACTCCGCATATATATCTTTGTCTGCGTCGAAATTGTTCCCAAATATAGTCAACATAAGCATGATGCATATAAAATACAGGGTCGTAGCCAGTTGTAATAAAAGCGCTCATATCTCCACCCACCCAAACATGTGGACCGCCGTGGTAACCCTCCAGATCAAAGACAGGTGGAGCCGAAGGTCTTGATATGTTCTGAAAAGCATTGATTTTGCTGTTGAGTTTCTTCAACGTATTACtatttaacaatatcaaattaAGACCTTATTAATTAAGATATCGATAAGAATTTATTCATTTCATAAGTGAATATAAACTATAATGAATGAGTAATCAAAACATTACCAGAGTAACAATGGTAATTCTGGAATAATAAATTAAGTTAAAGCAAATAACTCTGTAAGTAAAGGAAATGGTGGGGAGTAGTATAGTGTATATCGAAAATAAATGATACTGACGTCTGTATTTCGAATCGGGTATAACAGCATTTTAATGTGTAACGAtgcgtcatttttttttttaatttattatttctgaTTTCTGCAAAGCAATTCTGAAGGGGACTTATGTTTTTGACCCAATTTGTCCCCAAATTATCAAAAAAACTGAAAGTGGACGAAATATGCCAAAAGCAGTTTACAGAAAGTTAGGTTAAATTTTCAGTTGTTATAATATAGTATAATTCTCTTTGTATACCTTTAACTCACGCTAGAAAAGTACCGCAGAAATACGCTTGCTATGACATTTTCAGCAGAAAAAGagatgaaaataggcaacgtGATGTATTAAAgcataaatttctttcattttttttaaatgctacaGGCCTATCAGGCAGTGTGCGTATAACAATGGTTAAAGATTTGGCCATAACAACGCTTCAAtcttgaattgcaaaatgaaagtatCAGAAAAGTGACAGAAATGTTAAAtcttgagagagagagagagagagagagagagaggttcaattttgagtatttttgagaaatccatatttaactgtttagtgATTGCAAATggctcaaagtgttaatgaacgtcaaattttagtaaatccggtattcgagtaaaactgaatttatacaaagtaacctgcattctttcacatGCCCAACTGACAaaaagcgctaacggtacaaagataatatcactcttataaaaacacgttaatcctaatttctatagaacgcgtgggacagttttcaataattgcagtttttatgtcacgtggtctaagtcggatagacaactcgtgccgttgtctacgggatatatacaactcgctttgctcgttgtatatatcccgtagacaacggcactcgttgtctatcctatacgtattgacctgacactcaagaatattccgaaTATTTTCCATAAATTAATTCTCGGTGTCTGAAgctaaatagcgatataaatattgtgtatatatttatttataattttcacaatatCACATGTGCAAATAGattttcccctaaattttatcGGTAGAGATATTGTCATGCTTAATTGATCAAACCTTATGGTCTATAAACGTTATGgcaaatgttgaataaaacatattaaaaatatcTTAGTTAGATAAAAAGATAACGTATTTCTCAGCAGCGTTTCCTGAAAATAAATGCTAcatctacaagagaaaacaatcagatttcGTAAAATATGTTACGCAGATATTGTAAGAGTAAAAGTAACATCGATAACAACgttaacattacattgaattctAAAAAATAGTTTGAGGTGATTTTGAACTCTTGGTATCGTGCGTGAcagtcagacagctaccactatgccaccgtgccattggttatttatattggttattttaggatacaaatatttcttaaaataatgaaaactccAAAAATACTAGCGAAGATTAATGCGTACCAAGTCAGTACTTATGGACAATAGACAATACCTGCGTAATGTagcatttataaatgtatacttacttttttcaaacattgtatatttgacctttaaattaCGATCGTCATGTTTTTTCATCTATAAGATATATTCACGGCTCAGTATTTAACTTGAAGGTGTATaagaagaagataatcattttaattattattgttagatgatgatgatgatgatgatgacgacggcCACGACCACGACCACGACGAAACCGTAAATGCAGAATCTGAaactaagtttatcatgaaaaaagttttataaacatgGAACCGAAGTATGAAGTTGtgaattaaaagataaaaataacaacaacaataacaaacaatGAAACAAAGTGCGGACTTTTCATTCAGTTGAACAGATAAACAGACGATATCATTTTCGGATACACAATTGTTGAATATCACTTCATGAGAATGTGAACTTCAGAATGTGAAATATTAATGTTACAGAGACCATACTGGTGCGTTCTTTGTGtttctgtaaaatgaaacaaagaaaaactcTTAACAAATAATCGGcttacaaaaatgcatttacagtGCCTAAttagcagaactttcataaacttttttaatatcattttatgtatttcaatttaCCTGCAGAAGTAATTCCCACAATCATTTTGTTCTGACTGGGAGAAAGacttacaaataaattaattaataaaaactaacaaattaaaatgacgttgtgtgagtcagttacttacctcttagatcggtgttcatgaattgaaaatacccgcgctcgtgcggtaacaccgtcacgattcgcacgagcgctggtattttcaattcatgaacacctcctactcggttagtaacctacacataTGCACGTAAAAGGAtttgcatttcactacctgtattatgcttttattagatattttctctggctaaaatgacaaaattgtgCAATTTTACATTTAGtcaaattcaatatatattcaatcatGTAAAAGAATTAATTACAACCAATTGTAAAGCCGACCGTAAAGAATACAGTCTtagagaatttattttgaaattctgcCTGGTTACtttattatacacaaaaatccaaacaCCATAAATTTGTCCAATTTGtaaatctgttcacacataatatACAGTTACATAATAACAAGTGATATTATAGGTTGACTGTACAATGAAAAACTATCTTATCTTCCAATATAAATCAATGGAATTGTAGTGTAGTGCTGCATTCAACAATCGATGTGTACTGGTTTACCTATgtagctgtggtcagtaatgcatatagtacaaacaattttttaaattaaatttacaaggagttgtatttttgtgtcaaatgcaACAACCAGGGACAATTTTGACAAACATTCCATAAgattttgcagtatacatattgtacttcaaaaagaactaaattttgtcttttgtaaatatgtgtttaatGGAGTTTGAATGTctgtaagatttcaatattttagggtaagctttcggtctaaacgagactcaaacatttccCAAGCGgcgtatgtactataaatcatcatgtgCTTccatgttgatgataatttgaccaactgttaagactttagtgcaattttcaagagaaaaatactcggcctgaaaatatgaactgctaTTGAATTGTGAAACTACTCTTATTTTAGTAATTACAGTGCCTGAGACACCGTAAGGGGAAATAAATTTAAGGTACATTCTAttgccaaaatatcgacatttcaTCTTTTTACtacaaagacaaacaaaaagaatATGAAAACCTAATTCTTTGCTTTGTTGGGCCGACACGACTACAgatggtcatatggcgacatccCAGTttgtgatggtggaggaagacccctggtgccccactgggcattatttcatcacgggcgggagCACCTGTTTAGCACCGCTGATCTTCCGTACGCAAGCTGGATTGCTTTCCCACTTAAAGAATGCCCACAAGCGAGGCTCGAACTTGGCCTACATGGCTGAGGCACAAGTGATTTTAACCCCTTCCTAAAAATTGACTTTACGTCTTATGGTATTATAAGAAAGTTTGGccgtaatgacgtcactattaGGATACTTCTTTCTTGTAATAACGatattatatattgtaataacgcaatattttcttgtaaaaatgatatattaagtCATCATAACGAGAAAAGATGTAGTTACGTGATACGGGtaattttcttgtaatattaataaaaatctcGTACATACGAGATAAACTCATTTTTTTCCAAACGAATCTCTTCGACTTTTGCAGttttgagattgttctcttttcTGATTTTTAAACACCAGATGCATTTATAATTGCTTTTTTGTTATGTTCGGTGTAGGAAATTctgattttcatttcagttttttacAAGTAAAACGTTGTAAATTTTCTGTTAAACAGAAACTCTATTTCCTTATAAAAGTATATTAAATCTTGCTTGTAATATTTGACAATTAGTgtcttcaaaattcaaaaagtttattCCTACTTTTACCTATGGAGGCATTTGGAATAATGCATAATTTTCATTTGgtacttgaaaaagaaataagaCACAAAAATCTGTTACAGaatttttaaatcaaacaatAAGGTTTTACTCCCCTATTAGAAtttcaaaatcagaaataaatttcattaaaaacggAATAGGCGATTTTATGGTAAAATAGTATCTTCAGAACAAGCCTTCACCTGGActatcattgtataaaattaaaCCGCAAACTGCTGCTATTTTGTCATTTCACTACCAAGGCATTCTTATTTATACATTGCCTATATTTGTGTTTTCTCTACTGGCAAGTAAAAAACTTGATCAACTAGTGCAAAACATGGTTTATTTAAACTTATTATTATAATCTATAACTATTTCCATCAGCGTGTGTGTCATTAAAACGTTAATAATATACATAATTCAGTTTAAAGGAATAGATCTaagatttaaagataaaaaaacaacattttatcattGTGCATTTAGCCGAGTGAGATATGATTTGTAGAAAATACAGTTCgcttttaattgttaaaaggtGTTTTCTAACCATTGGCAGAGAGTGGATGAGGGGGTGGTCCTGACTGTTGGAATGCCAAGTAGTTTTCAGAAAGTTCAATAGAAATAGTCCTGATATTGACAGTAAGCTGAAAACTGGTAAAATTCTGATACTTACAGCTAAATAGCACTGAGACAAGACTTTCTGAATCTGATCCTTCTTGAAAAGTGTACTGCCTCTCCCATAATTCCTCTCTAACCCCCCTTGTCCTGTCACCCAATACGCTGCCGGACCACTTGTTACTATCCCTTCTCCGTTACCAAAGTATGAATCAGTCCAAAGTATAGAGTTAACAGGATTGCTCATGGCGTCATCGAACGTACTTGCCCAGTACGGAAGGGACACTGAACGGTCGTACATTCGCAATACTTCTTCAAACCTTCAAAGTGTTAAAAGAGAGTATAGTTTTCTCTAAAATTGTCTGAAATATAGTGATTCATAA from Mercenaria mercenaria strain notata chromosome 11, MADL_Memer_1, whole genome shotgun sequence includes the following:
- the LOC123550181 gene encoding putative tyrosinase-like protein tyr-3, which codes for MGKFSLCSVFVFLMAKAVDTQTTNHQVCMLVPEATHACFRSFEGKPIGQLAARISCLQDLMWNIVPDMSLNEKDRSVLRNISASLGMEPIQESLAMKSNAGGFAGSTQAGTSTQRRSSQYPRSGKRTRKEYRTLSPGEKERFHRALKRLYMDGYIDLFAKIHAEASDKHHSGPSFLPWHRVYITMFEEVLRMYDRSVSLPYWASTFDDAMSNPVNSILWTDSYFGNGEGIVTSGPAAYWVTGQGGLERNYGRGSTLFKKDQIQKVLSQCYLANISRPSAPPVFDLEGYHGGPHVWVGGDMSAFITTGYDPVFYMHHAYVDYIWEQFRRRQRYICGVEPTRDYPEVPVGNSNHPDASMTGFEWLINRDGIRPQWINNWFNYDPEPSCPDCCPNCPSPAPLYCDSVKNTCVSRSKLLDSSGQLSGGFAVAMSLSSARMGSGQQERPRNRGREFDAPPSDGRTVATALQDAMAAAPATLQQQLRTFL